The Quercus lobata isolate SW786 chromosome 4, ValleyOak3.0 Primary Assembly, whole genome shotgun sequence genome segment GTAAACTCGACAGGACTACCGGTTCATCCGACCAATTCGCTCAATCCATTGTAGGGGGTGATCCTTGTTCACTTACGAAGGCAATGGACGTGCTGAACATGTATCCGGATCTGAGTAACAAGGCCTACATCAAGATGTCAAAGGTTTTGCAGCAAAAGGATAATAGGGTAGTGTTTATGTGTATGCCAGAGCATAGGAGGAAATCTTGGATTGAGGACATTCTAAACCCGAAGGAGGATTGATGATGCATTGTATCACCTATGTCTAAGCTATCTGGTTTTTATGTAGTATGGATTTGGGTTGTTCtatttacatttatattatgTTTCGTATGGATAATActtttgtttatgttatttatgAACTTGAGATGTTTGTATTTCGTATGGATAATACGAAGGTTTATCTTATTTATGAACTTGGGATGTTTGTATGGTTTGTGTTATATTATGTGACAGATTTGGATGTTGGGTTTGTTGATTTTTAGGTGTTTATTATGGTGATGGTTGAATTAGATGTTTACATTATACCAATATATTGTGTTATATTATGTGACGGATTTGGATGTTGGATTTGTTGATTTTTAGGTGTTTATTATGGTGATGATTGAATTAGGTGTTTATATTATACTAATATATTACATGATgtacttgttttatttatttaatttttttgtctttttataaTCTATGGATGATGTTATTAGTAGGACTATTTGAATAGTGTGTTTCTGGTAACATATAGGTGACTTATGGCATCCGGAAATGACTGGTGGCGGGCGATCCAAGAGTATGACTTTGATGATGCATACTTTAACAACGTTGGTTCCAGCAATGACTGTGAatttgatgttgatgttgatgatgataatgattgGACCGATTCGGATTCCGAACGTGAAGAAGAGGCAAAGTTTAATTTAGTGAATCCTATAGTTGGGGAGATGTATGCGTATATGCAGCGACATTATGATAAACAATCAATGCGTGCTAGTGCGTTGACTGATAAGGCATATATGGACGAGGTCACTGAAGGTAATGCTATGAACTATTATGAGATGTTTAGCATGACACCTGAATTACTTTTATATTTAGTGGATGAGTTGGCTCAACATGGTTACTTGAGGGACGGACGTGGTGAGGTGAATGCCACTCAGGCCGTGGCCATGTTATTATACGTACTTGGACACAACACCCACTTTAGATGTGTTGCCGACAGGTTTCAGCACTCAACAGAAACAGTGTGCCAGCATTTTCGTAAGGCATTGCAAGCTGTCCACCATTACGCGAAGCATTTAATTAAACCTGATCAGAATGTCACAAGCCTCCCCGAACATCTTCAAGTGAACAAGTACTGAACATGGTTTGAGGTACAAAACATTCTCTTACTTAAATAATTGAACATAACAgtaaaataatatgatatttgATATATGCTTgctaaaatgaataaaaacttTCATGTGTAGAGATGTATAGGAGCAATTGATGGAATGCACGTGAGTGCTCGACCTCCTAAAAATGAGACTCAAGCACACAGGGATCGTAAGAGCCATATAACAACtaatgtgttgtgtgtgtgtaacaTGGACATGTAGTTCACATTTATCCATGGTGGGTGGGAGGGCAGTGCAAATGACTCAAGGGTTTTCGAGGAAGCGATCAGTGACCGGAAGCATGGATTCCCATGGCCACCAACAGGTACTATACTGTGActttaactaaaattattttatcctCCACGTTTAAGTAGTATGTTTATGAACAACTTAATTACGTGTTTGCTGGttttgtatgtgtgtatgtgtgtaggGTCGTACTACTTAGTGGATTCGGGTCTACCAATTGGCACCAGTTTTCTCCCCCCTCACAAGTCAACTAGGTACCATGTGCAAGAATTCAACTCAAGTGGTAGACGGATAACATCAAAGAAAGAGTTGTACAACTACAGGCATTCATCCTTACGTATGGTTATTGAGCGGTCCTTTGGAGTGCTGAAGGCCCGTTTCCCCATTCTGAATTTAATGCCAAACTTCAAGCCAATTAGGCAGCGGTACGTGATTATTGTGTGCTGTGCTCTACACAATTTCATACGCATGAAAAATTGGAGTGATGAATTGTTCAGAACAATAGGAGAGAGTGATGGCGAAGGTAGTGCGACCAATGGCGAAGGCGGTGGAGATGTTGGAGCATCAACAAGCTTAGCAACCTAAAGGCATGTACTAGAAATGTCAAGTGCATCAAAGAGAGCGATGGGCCAAGTTAGGGACAATATCACTGACACACTGTGTAATGATTATGTTGCTCGTGGGAATGTGAGATtattatatattgaaaatggAAATTGACCATTTCCTTCGCTACACTATTTTGGGTTTGTGTAATTTGGAATATTATGTACTTTTGGTTTATAAGTATTTTGTATCTATGTAATTTGGAATGTTTTGTTATTGTTAAGGGTGATCAGTGTGCTATTTTAGGTTTGTGTAATTTGGAATATTATGTACTTTTAGTTTATAAGTATTATGTGTCTGTGTAATTTGGAATGCTTTGTTATTGTTAAGGGTGATCAGTGTGCTATTTTGGGTTTGTGTAATTTGGAATATTATGTACTTTTGGTTTATAAGTATTTTGTGTCTCACATCATTTCCCCAAGATCACCTCATCATTCCCCACATCATTTAACAAGTATATAGTAATCTACAAATATAGCAGGATAcactattgcaaaattttggaTCACAACAACTACATAGCTGATCAAACtcttatttgaaaaaagaaaagaaaaagatgatccaacaaaatagaaaaagcttaaatatgaaatatatttacATTACACACGTGATTGTCTATGGGTCATGGCAGACACAGTCGTGTATGGCCATGGCCCCCAAAAGCAGtaaagaatacaaaataaatGCCAACCAtagtccaagaaaaaaataaagctaGCCTATACTTGTAGACCTTGTCTTCAGCAGTCCGGAGTGCGAGCTTTGTTTTTTTAGCCTTGCGCTTTGCTATCCTTAGGAGCTCCCGTGCTTTTGCTTCCCTTGCATGAGCCTCATTCCTTTCATTTCTTGCAGCTATGGCCTCGGCCTTATATCGGGTAAACCTTTCATGGACAAGTGGTGTTGTTGCACAGCCACGTGGACATGTTCTTGTCCAACCATTTGAAAAATTTACATGCCTGATCGGAGTCCTGCATACAACATTGAAGGCATATAAAAGATGGTTAGCAAAGACAGTAAGAATATGACAAGTCAAATATGTAACGACAATAAAATCATGTAATACTAACCGGCAACCACTGCTAACATCCATAGAACCTCCTACCGAAATTACGGATAGATAGGGAGGTCCTTTCCACACACCGATCCATATCACACATATGGCCACTAGAAGTGGACTCATAAGTAGTGGCAAAAGACATATTACAGGCTGCGAAAATGAAACTCATGCAATAAGTCCAATAATAACACACTGGCAGGAGACATATTATAggtatatttaatattcaattAGGctcaaaacaaatataatttgaaCAATTACTGAATTACATAGTCAACAACTCATAAAACCTTTGTCTAGCCTAATTGCCTTCCTGTTGCTATCAGTACATGGTCTGCTGAAATAAGATTGAATCAAACTTGTTGTCCCAGCTGAGAAAATAGATCTAATTCTTTGTCATATTATCTTTGACTCCATTCTGATTCTAGAAAATACTCTCTACAGTCCCTACAATTTAATATGGGGTAAACCAACCTAAgacccaataaaataaagataatcaCCCCATGCAAAAAGTGCAGTGCACAAACATGTTAAAGTGCATAACCTGGTTAAATACATTTAAAGAGACCTAACATGGCCAGTTAGGAACTTAGTCACAAGTGCATCAGGAAATACATATCAAGAGAATGCGACAGATATGATTTATGCTACATTGCTATTGCAGTTACTAGGCAGTAGCTTTTGCAGTTACTACTGCAGTTTAGTCACAATATTCTACAAGTTCATCTTTGCATGTCTTTTGCAGTTACTGGGCTGGATGCAAAGATCATCTTTGCATGTCTCTTCACTATTCTGTGTATTGATGACAATAGTAATCTGAGTAAGGTCATCTATACGAATTCTGGCaaagttgatcatgttcttGGAGACTTGGACTCAGAAATTGTATCAGCATGTAATGGCTAACCAACAGGAAGAGCTATGTAACTAGGCCGTGTTTCATTTCAGTACTTTCAAGGTTTTATTAAAGCTAAAGCCAAATAGGATTTTGCACAGCTCTTCCTTGGATAAGGTCATAGCTGGATGCCATTTCTTCAACGCTAAAGTGCTTGTTTTGAAAGTGCCAAGAAGGCCTTCACAGAATTGAATTCATAGCTTCAAAGTCAGTGCATTTGAAGCAGAAACCATTACTTGTAGGACAAAACCACAACTAATCAATCCTTAGTTTCTATGGGCAAGGTTCCTCTATAGATCAGCACTTTAGCCTTTGAATGcccaaaattaacttttttgtttagttttccAATTTGCACTTCTATCTTATCATTTTGAACTTTAATGGAcaaatatgaattaaataacTTTGAAATGGAAGAGCCTTGTTTGAACTCCAAGTCTTTGAGCTCCTCcttctataaatagaggaagaATCAACACAGAAAGGCACTCAATTTGCCTGTAATCAACCCTCCAGAAAAGACTAgaataaagaataattttagtaaaattgaTTAGCATATTCATTACTATATCAATCTATAgtaattaaaattgattataattttagttttttttttatacaaaatttatgaGTATAAAAATATTGCGCAGACATTATAGAAATTAGGTAttcatgattattattattttttatagtgaaGTCCAAGTGCTACATTTAATGGTTTGGTgcatcataaaaataaaagataaaaaatcgAAAAATATCTCCTTATcctatttcttcttctattaattAACATAACGAATTACTATATTACATTGATATTGGATTCCTCCAATCCCATACCCCCttcttcttttaataaaaagaacaagTTAATATATTACATAAGGGTAGAAAATTCATAGGAAACtaaaatcctaaaaatattATACCTAAAGTTCACACTACAATGGCTCCTTTAGACCCCTCCTCTGGTACTATTACCAACAATGCAATTTCTTCTCTATAATACAGTCCAAATATGCTATTATTCACCATCTCTTCCATTAAATTTGTGCTTGTTTTACCCAACAATTTGTGCTTCCTCTTCTTATGTGGAGGTTGTGATTTTGAGAATATGTCAACCAGTTGACAAGGCCATAAACAGGATTAATACATCTTGCCACAAGCACAAGATTATTATCATAGATAACATTGAAAATAAGACCAAGACATAATTGATTATAtataccatttaaaaaaaaaaagaaatattgataAACCCATACCCATTGCCAGCTTTTTCAATACATAAACCCATACCCATTGCCAGCTTTCAATCAAATACAAAGATTAGGGGGCTTTTTCCCACAAACACAGACAGTATTATTATTAGGTTCATCCGAACAACTAGCAGATCTACCAAATAGGAAAACAAAACCCTTTTAGCaacaaacatatttaaaaagGAAATGGGTCACGATGGAGGAATACCTGAGCTGAGCTGAGTGAAGGAGGGAAGCACCGCATTGGGTCGGAGGAGATCGTCCATGGCGAAATGGGGAAATGGGTGACGTTGGTGTTGTTGCTCATCGGCACCGCTGGGAAATGGGTCACGACGGAGGAGATTCTAGGCCGTGTACACGTCGAAGAGTTCAATGTTGTTCACTGGCGAGTGGTGATGGTCCTGACGAGGCGAGAAATCTTGAGAAATTTGAATGTGTTTGGGTTTCCTCGTCAATGCCGCTGGGAAATGGGTCACGATAGCGAGATGGCGCCGCTGTACACGTCGGACACTTCGGCGTTGTTCACCAGTGATGATGGTACTGACGAGGCGAGGGAGGTTGAGacatttttctgggtttgggttTCTGCTTTGGGAGAGAGACAGGGCTAAACGGGAAGGGGAAATTAGAAAAGGGAAATATTGATGGCGGATGAAAATGGTACGCGGGTAACAAAACAAAAGTGGTCTGACACAGTAATAGTTGTGGGGTCCatgaatagtgtgaaaaaattgagtgatgaaaataaaaatgatgttgccaaatgagtgtgaaaaaatgagttatgagttatgagtgatgagtgatgagtgatggaaattgagtgacgaaaattgagtgatgagaaatccttacccaaacaggctcttgatcactacaaggtagtgaccacaatacTCATTCATACTTGGAATAAACActtggacatacaagctaacaagaataatgcaagtcacttgtatgcccaacagtaaaccaatgcataatacactaagtatatgcatcgacaagggcacaagagtgacaatacttaaaaagaaaatgcatgacatttaatTAGAAGTACTAATTTAAtaaagcataaaggctgcataaagcattgtacaaaccataaagcctacagataaTGATAGCAaacctaaaagcttacaaaagtaACATGGGTACAAAGACAAAATACTGATAATAAACTTAAACGATATAAACTAAAAGTTCTtgaagtttctccccttcaaaatgatgagaagctgtgatgcacttggaacatatatacttgtaacctaaaacacttgcacaaaacacattagaccttcaaggtaaagcaagtaataaaaggacaagtataacataacaagtaaattgcgatcaagtaaacatgatgtgaaacatgtgagcaacttgatcatataccaaaacaatcatatagaaatgactacaatgatcacatagcaaagcaattgATCATCTAAAAATGCATTCAATAAAGtacaatagcatagggatatatgcaagtccaaaacacaaacactatgcaatacaaaaaaaaaaaaaaaaaaaaaaaaaaaaaaaaaaacataaagagaaacaaacaaaagaaagttttcttgttaacacaatgtcttctctcccttggtatatgcatctcccctacgGAATATCTCACCCCCTACAAATAtgcatgagaaatttgaatttctccccctaaggatgtgcacaagagtcatatagaaatgacaaaatactccggtatactctctagagaatactctccccctttttgtcaggaatagacaaagggtcaaggagaaaagagggtaagagatgaagaaaaaaaataatgctcaaTCCTTAGACAAAACAAAGTACTACAAAgtataagaaaaacatgacatgctaggatgaagaagtaaGGTAAAGActaatgcatgacaagggtagcaaaggtgtgtgcaagaggtggctaaatGCAATGCCCAATGCATGgtaaatgcacatgtggggaaAGGtatgttaaatacacaaccaatgaaccaaacatgtttcaatgaggaaacatgagaaaccccaaaatttggtactcatcggTGTCCAAACAAACGAGAAAAtgcctaagaggcattttatcaaacacctagcatgcacactatgaacaacaatatgaaacaatgcatgaacatcatgaaatcaacctctaatacatgttctttttgccaCGAATGGCCAACAATCAAAGGaaatcatcaaaagaaaccaatcctatgaaaaaatttgataaaaattaagttttcccaacccttatgatgaaaatcccaaccgagagcacaaaactctccaaaacataatctaaggatcaaaatcaatgaaaagagtttataattaccttacaGATTTTactggaatgaaaaaccattcaaattgactgggttttgatattaaaaaaaaaaaatgaaaaaggggtttaagagaggatgggagaggtttaaaacaggtttcccacaaaaagccctttaaaaagctatttttggGCATTTCGCAACTGGGTGAGTCACGAGGTTCAGTTGCAAAAATTTTCACGAGTCacgagcaagccgcgagtgagCCGCCAAAGCTTCTAGATGAACTCGCAGCTGGGGTTTCGCAACTGGCGACTCGCCAGCTAAGTCATGAAAAACTCTGACACCAGTTTTTCAACACAGAACATgcttaaacaatgaaaaacaaagtaagaactaaacatgaacacaaagagtgataaaaatcacttccaaaaacatataaaattatcaaaaatctttttggattaatttatataagattaagcacacacacatcacatttagacaagtacaatacaacaaatgaataagacattcattgaacattagacaTGTGAGTTATgcgtgtgtatcaaatgtggaatagtccttagtctagaatgaagtttcaatgatcaactTAAGCAAGTCATATataactagtactaagtcaagtggtctatttcaattatagaaatgaacatatatgatctcctacaagaaaatgattacatacgatgaaacttttcatttggcttctttacagtTCATAACAtctgatcattttgaatcaaaacatctcattttgagatcgatgcctgaaatttgtgatatttcaatttgatgaacaagcctttggctttttgggcatcatacattttcatataagtcgtTTTCCCtctttcctagtcgaatactagtatgtgcgacagcttttgcagctcattatctcttttcattttgatatttacatttattgagctctttgagcaataaaaataaaagagtgggaagagatataagcacaagtccacgcatgtatcaaaaccaacatgactattaaCTAATCATtaatgacaagcttgaagatcgatttacaacaatcatacaaagatgtcaagatttttcctacaaagatataagtgcaaaaataacaagctaagctcataaatgcacaaagccatttgtacaaaggtacaaggccaaactcacatgtgatatgtgctcaaacatataagatcaaactttttgaatttttcactttttatgtggttttggattttttactcacacaaaattgaaatataaaagtaagattaaaaacaaagcaatgcatacaaataaatgcaagatgcacaaaatgcatgaagatatgacatttaatgcatgaagaggcctacaaagatcgaaagaattagattaaagaccaaaagagcaaaagctcaaccataggaaaccttcctcatccaaatggaacaattgtttggaatgagtgtctcaagagaaatgagacgagggttggaagaatgagaaccagagatgcacatagtcaagaagttaagagcattaaaaattttctttaataacatgctattttcactcaaaaccggtttactctttttagcacaatttccaaaaaactcaagtttttgttgtcttttgattcttttaaaagcatgaaacttagagcatttaGGTCTTAGATGActaaaggcaccacaatggtgacacacaatgtgtttaggttgagacctaaacagagACTTTGACTTAatagcctttctctccaccttttgatttcttttgtgtggaggaacgTACACTAATTTGTCCTtagaggtagaacacacaatagacACAAGATCGAGTATCataacatgattgcaacaaatattatcatccctTTTATCAATGGgtttagcaatcaaacacttggcatgcatcttaagagaatcattttcacattttaactcatcaacaagtttgttagacaaaacaagtttagcatccaagtccatattcaaacattcaaactcttttagcttttcaagagaatcttcagcaagtttttcatatttcttaaccaatttgttggattcattgagcttagcaatcaaatcatccttttgaCAGAATAACTTgttcaaattcttttgaaacttcttcgcatttttcttcaagaatcTGTCA includes the following:
- the LOC115987661 gene encoding uncharacterized protein LOC115987661 isoform X1, with the translated sequence MSNNTNVTHFPISPWTISSDPMRCFPPSLSSAQPVICLLPLLMSPLLVAICVIWIGVWKGPPYLSVISVGGSMDVSSGCRLVLHDFIVVTYLTCHILTVFANHLLYAFNVVCRTPIRHVNFSNGWTRTCPRGCATTPLVHERFTRYKAEAIAARNERNEAHAREAKARELLRIAKRKAKKTKLALRTAEDKVYKYRLALFFSWTMVGIYFVFFTAFGGHGHTRLCLP
- the LOC115987661 gene encoding uncharacterized protein LOC115987661 isoform X2 — its product is MSNNTNVTHFPISPWTISSDPMRCFPPSLSSAQPVICLLPLLMSPLLVAICVIWIGVWKGPPYLSVISVGGSMDVSSGCRTPIRHVNFSNGWTRTCPRGCATTPLVHERFTRYKAEAIAARNERNEAHAREAKARELLRIAKRKAKKTKLALRTAEDKVYKYRLALFFSWTMVGIYFVFFTAFGGHGHTRLCLP